The following coding sequences lie in one Flagellimonas eckloniae genomic window:
- the leuC gene encoding 3-isopropylmalate dehydratase large subunit produces MSKTLFDKVWDSHVVKHIENGPDVLFIDRHLVHEVTSPVAFLGLKNRNIKVLYPERTFATADHNTPTRNQHLPVKDKLSANQLKALEENSKAHNIPYWGLGHEKNGIVHVIGPENGITVPGATIVCGDSHTSTHGAFGAIAFGIGTSEVEMVLSTQCIMQPKAKSLRISIDGDLNIGVTPKDVALFIISKLTTSGATGYFVEYAGEVFRNMSMEGRMTVCNLSIEMGARGGMIAPDEKTFDYIKGREYTPKGATWDKAMKYWQTLYSDENAVFDKEITFTANEIEPMITYGTNPGMGIGIQNGIPSADAVEGGNATYKKSLQYMAFNEGEAMIGKPIDFVFLGSCTNGRIEDFRAFASIIKGRKKADNVTAWLVPGSHRVEEAIRREGILDILNTAGFELREPGCSACLAMNDDKIPAGKYAVSTSNRNFEGRQGPGSRTLLASPLVAAAAAVTGKVTDPRELMELQTA; encoded by the coding sequence ATGAGTAAAACACTATTTGACAAGGTTTGGGACTCTCATGTGGTAAAACACATTGAAAATGGCCCCGATGTGCTATTTATTGATAGGCATTTAGTGCACGAGGTAACGAGCCCAGTGGCTTTTCTTGGGTTAAAAAATAGAAATATCAAAGTTTTATACCCGGAACGCACTTTTGCCACTGCCGATCATAACACCCCAACGCGGAATCAACACTTGCCAGTAAAAGACAAGTTGTCGGCAAACCAGTTAAAAGCCTTGGAGGAAAACTCTAAAGCACACAATATTCCATATTGGGGGCTTGGACATGAGAAAAATGGAATTGTTCATGTTATTGGGCCCGAAAACGGGATTACAGTTCCTGGCGCAACAATTGTCTGTGGAGATTCACATACATCTACACATGGTGCTTTTGGTGCCATTGCTTTTGGTATTGGAACTAGTGAGGTTGAGATGGTGTTGTCCACACAGTGCATTATGCAGCCCAAGGCCAAAAGTTTGCGTATTTCTATTGATGGTGATTTAAATATAGGCGTAACGCCAAAAGACGTGGCGCTGTTTATAATTTCCAAACTAACCACTTCTGGTGCTACAGGTTATTTTGTGGAATACGCTGGAGAAGTTTTTAGAAATATGTCGATGGAAGGCCGTATGACCGTTTGCAACCTAAGCATTGAAATGGGTGCTCGTGGTGGAATGATTGCTCCAGATGAAAAGACCTTTGATTATATCAAAGGAAGGGAATACACACCTAAAGGTGCCACATGGGATAAGGCTATGAAATACTGGCAAACACTTTATTCTGATGAAAATGCCGTTTTTGATAAGGAAATCACTTTCACCGCAAACGAAATAGAACCGATGATCACCTATGGCACAAACCCTGGAATGGGCATCGGAATTCAGAATGGTATCCCTTCGGCAGATGCTGTTGAGGGCGGAAATGCAACTTATAAAAAATCACTTCAATACATGGCCTTTAATGAGGGTGAGGCCATGATTGGAAAACCTATTGACTTTGTCTTCTTAGGAAGTTGTACCAACGGAAGAATTGAAGATTTTAGAGCATTTGCCTCTATTATTAAAGGAAGAAAAAAGGCTGACAATGTAACTGCATGGTTGGTTCCAGGTTCGCATCGTGTTGAAGAAGCTATTAGAAGGGAAGGTATTCTGGATATTTTAAATACTGCAGGTTTTGAATTAAGAGAACCCGGGTGTTCCGCATGTTTGGCAATGAATGACGATAAAATTCCAGCAGGAAAATACGCGGTAAGCACATCAAACAGAAATTTTGAAGGAAGACAGGGCCCTGGCTCGCGCACACTTTTGGCAAGTCCATTGGTTGCGGCGGCGGCGGCGGTAACCGGAAAAGTAACTGATCCGCGAGAATTAATGGAATTGCAGACTGCATAA
- a CDS encoding alpha-isopropylmalate synthase regulatory domain-containing protein has translation MEKRTVEIMDTTLRDGEQTSGVSFSSSEKLTLAKLLLEELKVDRIEVASARVSDGEFTAVKNITDWAATEGYLSKVEVLTFVDKGVSLNWMQESGAKVQNLLTKGSLNHLTHQLKKTPEQHFKDIEIVVSKAEVLGIETNVYLEDWSNGMRNSPEYVFQFLDFLTAQPIKRILLPDTLGVLTHDETSDFLGQIIAKYPNTHFDFHGHNDYDLSVANVMEALKAGCHGLHLTVNGMGERAGNAPLASVVAVINDFMPEISIGVKESSLYKVSKLVSAFTGFGIPDNKPIVGDNVFTQTAGIHADGDSKKNLYFNDLLPERFGRKRKYALGKTSGKANIQKNLQELGLTLNDDELKKVTERIIELGDKKERVTKEDLPFIISDVLDSELHQQRIFVKSYVLTHSKGLKPSTTLSIEIDGKLYEEHAQGDGQFDAFINALKKVYQKEKMELPKLVDYAVRIPPGSTSDALCETFITWQTKENDFTTRGLDSDQTVSAIKATEKMLNLI, from the coding sequence ATGGAAAAACGTACTGTTGAGATTATGGATACCACCCTAAGGGATGGTGAACAAACTTCAGGTGTGTCCTTCTCTTCATCAGAAAAGCTTACGCTGGCAAAACTGCTATTGGAAGAGCTTAAAGTAGACCGCATAGAGGTGGCTTCGGCGCGTGTATCGGACGGAGAGTTCACTGCAGTCAAGAACATTACGGATTGGGCCGCAACAGAAGGGTATCTTTCCAAGGTGGAAGTACTGACCTTTGTAGACAAGGGTGTCTCCTTAAATTGGATGCAAGAAAGTGGTGCCAAGGTTCAAAACTTGCTTACAAAAGGCTCGTTAAACCATCTTACCCATCAACTAAAAAAGACACCTGAACAACATTTCAAAGATATTGAAATAGTCGTTTCCAAAGCTGAAGTTCTGGGTATCGAAACCAACGTATATTTGGAGGACTGGAGCAACGGAATGCGAAATTCTCCAGAATATGTCTTTCAATTTCTTGATTTTCTAACTGCCCAACCCATAAAAAGAATCCTTTTACCGGATACCTTGGGAGTTTTAACCCATGATGAGACTTCAGACTTTCTAGGTCAAATTATTGCAAAATACCCCAATACACATTTTGATTTTCATGGCCATAACGATTATGATCTTAGTGTTGCAAACGTTATGGAAGCATTAAAAGCTGGATGTCACGGATTGCACCTAACAGTCAACGGAATGGGTGAGCGTGCAGGGAATGCGCCTTTGGCCAGTGTGGTTGCCGTGATCAATGATTTTATGCCCGAAATTTCAATAGGTGTCAAAGAATCTTCACTTTACAAAGTCAGTAAATTAGTGTCTGCTTTTACCGGTTTTGGCATTCCTGACAATAAACCAATTGTAGGAGATAATGTTTTTACGCAAACTGCTGGTATACATGCAGATGGAGATAGCAAAAAAAACCTTTACTTTAATGATTTATTGCCTGAGCGTTTTGGTAGAAAGCGGAAATATGCTTTAGGAAAAACATCAGGAAAAGCCAATATTCAGAAAAATCTTCAGGAGTTAGGATTGACCCTGAATGATGATGAGCTCAAAAAAGTAACAGAGCGCATTATTGAACTTGGAGATAAAAAGGAACGCGTTACCAAAGAAGATCTTCCCTTTATTATTTCTGATGTTTTGGATAGTGAATTACATCAACAACGCATATTTGTAAAATCATATGTACTCACCCATTCAAAAGGTCTAAAACCTTCCACTACTCTTTCTATAGAGATTGACGGTAAGCTGTATGAAGAACATGCACAAGGAGACGGGCAATTTGACGCTTTTATCAATGCCCTTAAAAAAGTATATCAGAAAGAAAAAATGGAATTGCCCAAATTGGTGGACTACGCAGTAAGAATTCCTCCGGGAAGTACTTCGGATGCACTTTGCGAAACATTTATCACCTGGCAAACCAAAGAAAATGATTTTACTACTAGAGGATTAGATTCCGATCAAACGGTATCTGCTATAAAAGCAACGGAAAAAATGCTCAACCTAATTTAA
- a CDS encoding DUF2911 domain-containing protein — MKTNYSVISTMILIAIFCITNITSAQLDFLPRGSQMAKIGQRIGNTDVTIIYSRPSVNDREIWGALVPYGMNNLGFGTAKESPWRAGANENTIFKTTHDLTIGGKTLPAGKYGLHMIVNEDNSATIIFSKNHGAWGSYFYEPSEDALRVDVETMEVSHVEQLTFNFNEVDAKSAVVALSWEKKQIPFKIETDVTANVLAEVRQQLQTNPGFNRPSWEQAANFALNNDGDLDEALGWVDAAIAGQFFSQKTFNNLRIKSQIMAKKGKTVEAEALMKEALPLGTVFQVHGYGRQLIGQGKTAEALEIFKWNVKNNKDTWPVHYGLARGYSAIGDNKSTLKHLKIALENAPAQANRDRVAANIAKAEKGESIN; from the coding sequence ATGAAGACAAACTACTCGGTCATTTCGACCATGATTTTAATCGCAATTTTTTGTATTACCAACATTACTTCAGCCCAACTTGACTTTTTACCACGTGGCAGCCAGATGGCAAAAATTGGGCAACGAATAGGAAATACTGATGTAACCATTATTTATTCCCGACCTAGTGTCAATGATCGGGAAATATGGGGCGCACTTGTTCCCTATGGAATGAACAATCTGGGATTTGGAACAGCCAAAGAATCTCCATGGAGAGCTGGTGCTAATGAGAATACCATTTTTAAGACGACACATGACCTAACCATTGGGGGAAAAACCCTACCGGCAGGCAAGTACGGTTTGCATATGATTGTCAATGAAGATAATTCCGCAACAATAATTTTTTCTAAAAACCATGGGGCATGGGGAAGTTATTTTTATGAGCCAAGCGAGGATGCTTTGCGCGTAGATGTTGAAACCATGGAAGTTTCGCATGTAGAGCAGCTTACATTTAATTTTAATGAGGTTGATGCCAAGTCTGCTGTTGTGGCACTAAGTTGGGAGAAAAAACAAATTCCATTTAAGATAGAAACGGATGTTACGGCAAATGTTTTGGCTGAAGTTCGGCAACAATTGCAGACCAATCCTGGATTTAATCGACCAAGTTGGGAGCAAGCTGCCAATTTCGCCCTCAATAATGATGGGGATTTGGATGAAGCTTTAGGTTGGGTAGATGCCGCAATCGCAGGTCAGTTTTTTAGTCAGAAAACTTTCAATAATCTTCGGATTAAGTCACAGATTATGGCCAAGAAAGGGAAAACCGTAGAAGCTGAGGCATTGATGAAGGAAGCTTTACCATTGGGTACGGTTTTTCAAGTACATGGATATGGTAGACAACTTATAGGTCAAGGAAAAACTGCAGAAGCATTGGAGATTTTCAAATGGAACGTAAAGAATAACAAAGATACATGGCCAGTTCACTATGGATTGGCGAGAGGGTATTCAGCAATAGGAGATAACAAATCAACATTGAAGCATTTAAAAATAGCTCTTGAAAACGCTCCAGCACAAGCTAACAGGGATAGGGTAGCGGCAAATATTGCCAAGGCTGAAAAAGGAGAATCAATCAACTAA
- a CDS encoding outer membrane beta-barrel protein, translating into MKHILFITSVLCFLIFPLKGIAQDTDEATNSDGSIIVGARVGGSFSQFAQPGTVITGNIGAFGRYEALPYMQVQLDLGYDVFGGGRTDLNRELPEPANTTQAGILTQLEYLNRQVFFHSVAGRLSARFSLPELNGAAVQPRLIVGGNLNYIFRGRENRDQYMVFDDGSRIILSNDWEEVGADYKSINLGAHFGLGIDFNLTNGETFSVEFIYDRGFTDLNNITIGQPENIEVIRTNRFGISFTYTILNF; encoded by the coding sequence ATGAAGCATATACTCTTTATTACATCGGTCCTGTGTTTTTTGATATTCCCTTTAAAGGGAATCGCTCAGGATACGGATGAAGCAACAAATTCCGATGGCTCCATTATAGTGGGTGCCCGAGTCGGAGGCAGTTTTAGTCAATTTGCACAACCCGGAACCGTGATCACCGGCAATATCGGTGCTTTTGGTCGTTATGAGGCCTTGCCCTATATGCAGGTACAATTAGATTTAGGTTACGATGTTTTCGGTGGCGGCCGTACTGACCTTAACAGGGAGTTGCCTGAGCCTGCCAATACCACGCAAGCAGGTATACTCACACAATTGGAATACCTGAACCGTCAGGTCTTTTTCCATTCGGTAGCGGGTCGGCTTTCAGCAAGGTTTTCCTTGCCGGAGCTTAATGGCGCTGCAGTGCAGCCACGTCTTATCGTCGGGGGTAACCTGAACTACATTTTCAGGGGCCGTGAAAACCGGGATCAGTACATGGTGTTCGACGATGGTTCACGAATCATCCTATCCAACGATTGGGAAGAAGTCGGAGCCGACTACAAGTCGATTAATCTTGGCGCACATTTCGGTCTTGGCATCGATTTTAACCTGACAAACGGCGAAACATTTTCAGTGGAATTTATCTACGACCGCGGTTTTACCGACCTGAATAATATCACCATAGGTCAGCCCGAAAATATCGAGGTAATACGAACCAATCGTTTCGGGATAAGCTTTACCTACACCATTTTAAATTTTTAG
- the leuD gene encoding 3-isopropylmalate dehydratase small subunit, which produces MAYDKFNILKSSAVPLPIENVDTDQIIPARFLKATERKGFGDNLFRDWRYNPDNTPKEHFVLNNPIYSGKILVGGKNFGSGSSREHAAWAVYDYGFRCVVSSFFADIFRNNCLNIGVLPVQVSPEFLDKIFKAIEANPNAELEISLPEQTITILETGESEGFAINDYKKENMLNGFDDIDYLLNIKKDIEVFAQDTPL; this is translated from the coding sequence ATGGCTTACGATAAATTCAATATACTAAAAAGCTCCGCGGTACCACTTCCGATAGAAAATGTGGATACTGATCAGATAATCCCAGCCCGATTTTTAAAAGCAACAGAGCGAAAAGGGTTTGGAGATAATCTTTTTAGAGACTGGCGCTACAATCCAGATAATACACCTAAAGAACATTTTGTGTTGAACAACCCCATTTATAGTGGGAAAATATTAGTGGGGGGTAAAAACTTTGGTTCTGGTTCTTCAAGGGAACATGCAGCATGGGCGGTGTATGATTATGGCTTCAGATGTGTTGTATCCAGTTTTTTTGCAGATATCTTCAGAAATAATTGCTTAAATATCGGGGTTCTTCCAGTTCAGGTAAGTCCTGAATTTTTGGACAAAATCTTCAAGGCCATCGAGGCAAATCCAAATGCTGAATTAGAAATCAGCCTTCCAGAGCAAACCATCACAATTTTAGAAACAGGAGAAAGTGAAGGCTTTGCCATCAATGATTATAAGAAAGAAAACATGCTGAATGGCTTTGATGATATCGACTATCTGTTGAACATCAAAAAAGACATTGAGGTGTTTGCCCAGGATACCCCACTTTAA
- the leuB gene encoding 3-isopropylmalate dehydrogenase produces the protein MKLNIALLAGDGIGPEVIDQAVKVSNAIAAKFNHEINWTPALTGAAAIDAVGEPYPDETHEICANADAVLFGAIGHPRFDNDPSAKVRPEQGLLKMRKKLGLFANVRPTFTFPSLIDKSPLKRERIEGTDLIILRELTGGVYFGVRGRKDNGNTAFDTMTYSRAEIQRLAKKGFEMAMKRSKKLCCVDKANVLEASRLWRETVQAMEKDYPEVEVSYEFVDAVAMRLVQWPKAYDVMITANLFGDILTDEASVISGSMGLMPSSSLGEKTKLYEPIHGSYPQAAGKDIANPLATVLSAAMLFEDFNLTEEAEAIRSIVNKSLAEGIVTEDLADGGKAYKTSEVGDWLAQNL, from the coding sequence ATGAAATTAAACATTGCCCTTCTGGCAGGAGATGGAATTGGTCCAGAAGTAATAGATCAAGCTGTAAAAGTATCAAATGCGATTGCTGCAAAATTTAACCATGAAATCAATTGGACACCGGCATTGACAGGGGCCGCGGCCATTGATGCCGTTGGTGAGCCGTATCCAGATGAAACCCATGAAATTTGTGCCAATGCGGACGCCGTTCTGTTTGGAGCAATTGGACATCCCCGTTTTGACAATGATCCATCGGCAAAGGTACGTCCTGAGCAAGGGTTACTTAAAATGCGAAAAAAATTGGGGTTGTTTGCCAATGTACGCCCAACATTTACTTTTCCTTCTTTGATAGACAAATCCCCATTAAAAAGAGAACGGATTGAAGGTACTGACCTCATTATTCTGCGAGAATTGACTGGAGGCGTATATTTTGGTGTGAGAGGTAGAAAAGATAATGGAAATACCGCTTTTGATACAATGACCTATTCTCGCGCCGAAATTCAGCGATTGGCAAAAAAGGGTTTTGAAATGGCCATGAAGCGTAGTAAAAAACTTTGCTGTGTGGATAAGGCCAACGTACTGGAAGCTTCTCGCTTATGGAGAGAAACCGTCCAAGCCATGGAAAAAGATTATCCAGAAGTAGAAGTTTCCTATGAATTTGTAGACGCAGTAGCCATGCGTTTGGTGCAATGGCCCAAAGCATATGATGTTATGATAACCGCTAATTTGTTTGGGGATATTTTAACCGATGAGGCTTCTGTGATTTCCGGGTCTATGGGATTAATGCCCTCTTCCTCCTTGGGTGAAAAGACAAAACTGTACGAGCCAATTCATGGTTCTTACCCACAAGCAGCGGGCAAGGATATTGCCAACCCCTTGGCTACTGTATTATCTGCAGCTATGCTGTTTGAAGATTTTAACCTTACAGAAGAAGCTGAAGCCATTAGATCGATTGTAAACAAATCTTTGGCCGAAGGTATTGTTACCGAAGATTTAGCCGATGGTGGAAAAGCGTACAAAACAAGTGAGGTTGGCGATTGGCTGGCCCAAAACCTCTAA
- the recG gene encoding ATP-dependent DNA helicase RecG has product MNPNFLQTPIPYLKGVGPNRAETLGAELGIQTYRDLLHLFPNRYLDKTSYYKINQLKPSGADVQVVGKIVHIKTVEQKRGKRLVASFVDETGQMELVWFRGHKWIRENLKLNEPYVVFGKTTRYGSIFSMPHPEMELLSEHQKGLKVAMQPIYPSTEKLSAKGITNRVIGKMMQQLFLESKGQFPESLSSTILDELKLIPKSEALFNIHFPKNQELLAKAQFRLKFEELFYVQLQLISKKLIRKQKIKGLPFENVGEKFNVFFKNHLPFELTNAQKKVIKEIRNDMGSNAQMNRLLQGDVGSGKTIVALMCMILAIDNGFQTCLMAPTEILANQHYTGLKELLGEMEITISLLTGSTKKSARTHIHEQLENGELHILVGTHAVLEDKVQFNNLGLAIIDEQHRFGVAQRSKLWHKNEVPPHILVMTATPIPRTLAMSLYGDLDISVIDELPPGRKPIKTVHRFDSNRLKVFQFIKDEIKKGRQIYMVYPLIKESEALDYKDLMDGYESISRDFPLPDYQISIVHGKMKPKDKDYEMERFVKGETQIMVATTVIEVGVNVPNASVMIIESAERFGLSQLHQLRGRVGRGAEQSFCILMTSHKLSEDAKTRLLTMVRTNDGFDIAEVDLKLRGPGDLMGTQQSGLLNLKIADIVKDNQILKTARYYAIQLLKEDPKMEKEENKSIRIAYTKMMKQSSIWNYIS; this is encoded by the coding sequence ATGAATCCCAATTTTCTACAAACTCCCATTCCATACCTTAAGGGTGTTGGTCCAAACAGGGCAGAAACCTTGGGTGCAGAATTGGGCATTCAAACCTACCGTGACTTACTTCATTTGTTTCCCAACAGATATCTGGACAAAACAAGTTATTATAAAATCAATCAACTAAAACCCAGTGGCGCAGATGTTCAAGTAGTTGGTAAAATAGTGCATATTAAAACCGTGGAACAAAAACGTGGAAAACGTTTGGTTGCCAGTTTTGTTGATGAAACAGGACAAATGGAATTGGTATGGTTCCGTGGGCACAAATGGATTCGGGAAAACCTTAAACTCAACGAACCTTATGTGGTATTTGGGAAAACTACCCGCTATGGAAGCATTTTTTCCATGCCGCATCCTGAAATGGAATTGCTGTCGGAACACCAAAAAGGTTTAAAAGTTGCCATGCAACCAATTTATCCTTCAACAGAAAAGTTAAGTGCCAAAGGCATTACCAATCGTGTCATTGGTAAAATGATGCAGCAATTGTTTTTGGAATCAAAAGGTCAATTTCCAGAATCGCTATCTTCCACTATTCTGGATGAATTAAAACTGATTCCAAAGAGTGAGGCACTGTTTAATATCCATTTTCCCAAAAACCAAGAGCTATTGGCAAAAGCCCAATTTAGATTAAAATTTGAAGAGCTTTTCTATGTTCAATTACAGCTTATTTCAAAAAAGCTAATCCGTAAACAAAAAATAAAAGGGCTTCCATTTGAAAACGTAGGTGAAAAATTCAATGTTTTCTTCAAAAATCATCTTCCGTTTGAATTGACCAATGCCCAAAAGAAGGTAATCAAGGAAATTAGAAACGATATGGGCAGTAATGCCCAAATGAATAGATTGCTACAGGGTGATGTAGGCTCAGGAAAGACAATTGTGGCCCTAATGTGCATGATTTTGGCTATAGACAATGGTTTTCAAACCTGTTTGATGGCGCCCACAGAAATTTTGGCTAACCAACATTATACCGGGCTAAAGGAATTACTGGGTGAAATGGAAATAACTATTTCTTTATTGACCGGCTCTACAAAAAAGTCTGCTCGTACACATATTCATGAGCAATTGGAAAATGGGGAATTGCATATTTTGGTTGGTACTCATGCTGTTTTGGAAGATAAGGTGCAATTCAATAACCTTGGTTTGGCAATCATAGATGAGCAACATAGGTTTGGAGTGGCACAGCGCTCAAAATTATGGCATAAAAACGAGGTGCCTCCCCATATTTTGGTCATGACAGCTACTCCAATTCCACGAACCTTGGCTATGAGTTTGTATGGGGATTTGGACATTTCGGTAATTGATGAACTCCCTCCCGGACGTAAACCTATTAAAACAGTACATCGATTTGATAGCAATAGATTAAAAGTCTTTCAATTCATAAAAGATGAAATAAAAAAAGGAAGACAAATCTATATGGTCTATCCATTAATAAAAGAATCTGAAGCACTGGATTACAAGGATTTAATGGATGGATATGAAAGTATTTCTAGAGATTTTCCACTACCCGATTATCAAATTTCCATTGTTCATGGAAAAATGAAACCCAAGGACAAGGATTATGAAATGGAACGCTTTGTAAAAGGCGAAACTCAAATTATGGTGGCAACTACCGTAATTGAAGTTGGGGTCAATGTTCCAAATGCTTCTGTAATGATCATTGAAAGCGCTGAACGATTTGGACTTTCGCAATTGCATCAGTTGCGCGGTCGTGTGGGTAGAGGTGCGGAACAGAGTTTTTGTATTCTAATGACAAGTCATAAATTGTCTGAAGATGCCAAAACACGTTTGCTGACCATGGTCCGGACCAATGATGGTTTTGATATTGCTGAAGTAGATTTAAAATTACGTGGCCCAGGGGATTTAATGGGTACGCAACAAAGCGGACTGCTAAACTTAAAAATTGCTGACATTGTAAAGGATAATCAAATCCTAAAAACAGCTAGGTATTATGCAATACAGTTATTGAAAGAAGATCCAAAAATGGAAAAGGAAGAAAATAAATCCATTCGTATAGCATACACAAAAATGATGAAACAATCATCAATCTGGAATTATATAAGCTAA
- a CDS encoding M1 family metallopeptidase, whose protein sequence is MMKLYPIVLFFLFGHILCSQIQDKVDFTNAEVYIEPFPKENQIKGTVRYGFQVLNDVDSIFLDAVNMDFSSVLLDLKKVKFANDGKVISIDKKFKKGDTHFLDLTYTAKPKQTVYFLGWDDDDPSNNQIWTQGQGKYTSHWLPSFDDMNEKVEFDLKITAERHLAVISNGRLISRDEIKDDKFEWRFDMRKPMSSYLLSFAVGSFQKKEISSLSGIPIELYYEPKDSLKVEPTYRYTKKIFDFLEKEIGVPYPWQNYKQVPVQDFLYAGMENTGATTFSNTYMIDSIAFADKNYVNVNAHELAHQWFGNLVTEQSGKHHWLHEGFATYYAYLAEREVFGEDYFYWRLLETAKSLVNFSGDGNGEALTSSSAGSLTFYEKGAWALVMLRERVGDVNFREGVQNYLAKYAYQNVTISDFMWEMEKASGMELSDFDTTWLQESEFPFETVKEFLIGKNASIKTYFEFKDRIGENLTSAEAILKNDWNKLESDYLKKQLVLDYGNAFSVDFLSQILKNESIKVRQAVAFSLQQIPLEIQSDYEKLLVDKSYTTVESALYRLWTDFPSNQNKYLNKTSGVIGMPNKNVRLLWLTLALVSPDYNIGLKPTYFEELSSYTGLEHHFEVRLLAFQYLKSIGGFNDSTLKSLIEACSHHVWHFKKSSRKILKEFLKGEENVARIKDIYPSLNQQEKQYLDKALGK, encoded by the coding sequence ATGATGAAGCTATACCCCATTGTTCTTTTTTTTCTGTTTGGACATATCTTATGCTCCCAAATTCAAGATAAAGTAGATTTTACAAATGCGGAAGTTTATATTGAACCATTTCCAAAGGAAAATCAGATTAAAGGTACCGTTAGATATGGGTTTCAGGTTTTAAATGATGTGGACTCAATCTTTTTGGATGCGGTGAATATGGATTTTTCATCAGTTTTATTGGACTTGAAAAAGGTGAAATTCGCAAATGATGGAAAAGTGATTTCCATAGACAAGAAATTCAAAAAAGGAGATACACATTTTTTGGATTTGACCTATACAGCGAAACCAAAACAAACAGTATATTTTTTAGGATGGGATGATGACGATCCGTCAAACAATCAAATATGGACCCAGGGACAGGGAAAATACACAAGCCATTGGCTGCCCAGCTTTGATGACATGAATGAGAAGGTTGAATTCGATTTAAAAATTACAGCAGAAAGACATTTGGCTGTAATTTCGAATGGAAGACTTATAAGTAGAGATGAAATCAAGGATGATAAGTTTGAGTGGCGCTTTGACATGAGAAAGCCCATGAGCAGTTATTTGTTGAGTTTTGCAGTTGGAAGCTTTCAAAAAAAAGAGATTAGTTCCCTCTCTGGAATACCGATTGAATTGTATTATGAACCGAAGGACAGTTTAAAAGTTGAACCAACTTATAGATATACCAAGAAAATTTTTGATTTTCTGGAAAAGGAAATTGGCGTTCCCTATCCTTGGCAGAACTATAAGCAAGTTCCTGTGCAGGATTTTTTATACGCTGGAATGGAAAATACTGGGGCTACTACCTTTTCCAATACATATATGATAGACTCCATAGCTTTTGCTGATAAAAACTATGTAAATGTAAATGCACATGAACTGGCGCATCAATGGTTTGGGAATCTAGTGACGGAACAAAGTGGGAAGCATCATTGGTTGCATGAAGGTTTTGCAACCTATTATGCCTATTTGGCAGAGCGAGAGGTTTTTGGAGAGGACTATTTTTATTGGCGGTTATTAGAAACGGCCAAGTCACTAGTTAATTTTTCTGGTGATGGAAATGGAGAAGCCCTTACGAGTTCCAGTGCTGGCAGTCTTACGTTCTATGAAAAGGGGGCATGGGCATTGGTAATGCTTAGAGAACGGGTAGGAGATGTTAATTTTCGTGAAGGGGTACAGAATTATTTGGCGAAATACGCATATCAAAATGTAACCATATCAGATTTTATGTGGGAAATGGAGAAAGCATCTGGAATGGAGCTTTCAGATTTTGATACTACTTGGTTACAAGAATCTGAGTTTCCATTTGAAACGGTCAAGGAATTTTTAATTGGGAAGAATGCTTCTATCAAAACATATTTTGAGTTTAAAGATCGTATTGGAGAAAATTTAACTTCAGCGGAAGCCATTCTAAAAAATGATTGGAATAAACTGGAATCTGATTACTTAAAAAAACAACTGGTTTTGGATTACGGAAATGCTTTTTCAGTAGACTTTTTAAGTCAAATACTTAAAAATGAAAGTATAAAAGTAAGGCAGGCGGTTGCATTTTCATTACAGCAAATACCTTTGGAAATTCAATCAGACTATGAAAAGCTATTAGTGGATAAGAGTTATACTACAGTAGAGTCGGCTCTCTATAGGTTATGGACAGATTTTCCCAGTAATCAGAACAAATACTTGAACAAAACCTCTGGGGTTATTGGAATGCCCAATAAAAATGTGCGCTTACTTTGGCTGACATTGGCACTGGTTAGTCCAGATTATAATATTGGATTAAAGCCAACATATTTTGAAGAACTGAGCAGTTACACGGGTTTGGAACATCATTTTGAGGTGAGGCTTCTGGCATTTCAATATTTGAAAAGTATAGGGGGATTTAACGATTCAACCCTTAAAAGCCTGATTGAAGCATGTAGCCATCATGTTTGGCATTTTAAAAAATCTTCCAGAAAAATTTTAAAAGAATTTTTAAAAGGTGAAGAAAATGTAGCCCGAATTAAAGATATTTATCCTTCTTTAAATCAACAGGAAAAACAATATTTAGATAAAGCATTGGGTAAATGA